One window of Candidatus Nitrospira kreftii genomic DNA carries:
- a CDS encoding Cysteine--tRNA ligase, whose amino-acid sequence MLKLFNTLTGRKDVFEPIEPNKVRMYVCGVTVYDYCHIGHARSALVFDVMRRYLEYSGYHVEFVKNFTDVDDKIIKRANEQGVSCEAVTQKFIQAYHDDMGKLGVRHASIEPKATEHIAEIIELTETLLKKGLAYHVDGDVYFNVTKYPGYGSLSKRKLEDLQAGARVEIDERKRHPMDFALWKSSKPGEPAWESPWGPGRPGWHIECSAMSIKHLGETFDIHGGGMDLIFPHHENEIAQSCGATGKEFTRYWVHNGFVQINKEKMSKSLGNFFTIREIFEKSEWPEEVTGEILRYFLLSTHYHGPLDFSDLALMEAKKALDGFYDLFNRLSEAGQGSPGTDGDLQLAIGFAKGTFNIGMDDDFNTPVALAAFQQLRGEINTLIRKGISTGVRKEAREEFRSLGKVFGLFQLDRWQFNLPMRKNVGGEVGFSSDLEVQKMVDERTAAKKAKDFKRADEIRQYLASHGIIIEDKPDGTSRWKR is encoded by the coding sequence ATGCTCAAGCTGTTCAATACGTTGACCGGGCGGAAAGATGTATTCGAGCCGATTGAACCGAACAAGGTCCGTATGTATGTCTGCGGTGTGACAGTCTACGACTATTGTCATATCGGTCATGCCAGGAGTGCCTTGGTATTCGATGTGATGCGCCGCTATCTCGAATACTCGGGCTATCACGTCGAGTTTGTGAAGAATTTCACCGACGTCGACGACAAGATCATCAAACGGGCAAACGAGCAGGGGGTAAGCTGTGAGGCCGTCACGCAGAAGTTTATCCAGGCCTACCATGACGACATGGGAAAGCTCGGCGTGCGCCACGCTTCCATCGAACCCAAAGCGACTGAGCACATAGCTGAGATCATCGAGCTGACCGAGACGTTGCTGAAGAAAGGATTGGCCTACCACGTAGATGGCGACGTGTACTTTAACGTGACCAAATACCCAGGCTATGGAAGCCTTTCCAAGCGTAAGCTTGAAGATCTCCAGGCAGGGGCACGCGTTGAGATCGATGAGCGAAAGCGCCACCCTATGGATTTTGCGCTATGGAAAAGCAGTAAGCCTGGCGAACCGGCATGGGAGAGTCCCTGGGGCCCAGGCCGGCCAGGTTGGCATATCGAATGTTCGGCGATGTCGATTAAACATTTAGGCGAGACCTTCGACATCCACGGTGGGGGGATGGACCTGATCTTTCCCCATCACGAGAACGAGATTGCCCAATCATGTGGAGCAACGGGCAAGGAATTCACCCGCTATTGGGTCCACAATGGGTTTGTTCAGATCAATAAAGAAAAGATGTCGAAGTCGCTGGGAAACTTTTTCACGATTCGCGAGATCTTTGAGAAGTCAGAATGGCCTGAAGAAGTCACGGGCGAAATCCTTCGATACTTTCTCCTTTCGACGCATTACCATGGGCCGCTCGATTTTTCAGATCTCGCATTGATGGAAGCGAAGAAGGCGTTGGACGGGTTTTATGATCTTTTCAATCGGCTATCGGAGGCGGGGCAGGGTTCGCCAGGCACTGATGGAGATCTCCAGCTCGCAATTGGCTTTGCCAAAGGGACTTTCAATATAGGTATGGATGATGATTTTAATACACCTGTGGCCTTGGCTGCGTTTCAGCAGTTACGCGGCGAAATCAATACGTTGATCCGGAAAGGAATATCAACAGGGGTGAGGAAGGAAGCAAGGGAAGAGTTCAGATCCCTCGGCAAGGTGTTCGGCTTGTTCCAATTGGATAGGTGGCAGTTCAATCTGCCCATGCGAAAGAATGTTGGTGGAGAAGTTGGTTTCAGTTCCGATCTTGAAGTCCAGAAGATGGTGGATGAGCGTACAGCAGCGAAGAAAGCAAAAGACTTCAAGCGAGCAGATGAAATCAGACAATATCTTGCCTCTCACGGCATCATCATCGAGGACAAACCTGATGGCACCAGCCGCT
- a CDS encoding hypothetical protein (conserved membrane protein of unknown function), protein MIGELIETVISELSRFVIACISKFGYAGIVFTMAVESACIPLPSEIIMPFSGYLVMTGEFTMLGVTLAGAIGNVLGSIIAYYAGVWGGRPFAERFGPYFLVSHHDLDVADRWFAKYGEAAVFFGRMLPVVRTFISLPAGIAKMNFPRFVVFTFVGALPWCYLLAYIGLRMGEQWEHLRDYFHQFDIAIGLVLAVAIGYFLWSHWPKRRTSSGA, encoded by the coding sequence GTGATCGGCGAACTCATCGAAACCGTCATCAGTGAGCTGAGTCGATTCGTCATTGCCTGTATCTCTAAATTCGGCTATGCCGGGATTGTGTTCACGATGGCAGTCGAGAGCGCCTGCATCCCCTTACCGAGCGAAATTATCATGCCGTTTTCCGGCTATCTGGTGATGACCGGAGAATTCACCATGCTGGGCGTCACGCTGGCTGGAGCAATCGGGAATGTGCTCGGCTCGATCATCGCCTACTATGCAGGCGTGTGGGGGGGGAGGCCGTTTGCTGAACGGTTTGGCCCGTATTTTCTTGTTTCCCATCATGATCTCGATGTCGCGGATCGATGGTTTGCGAAGTACGGCGAGGCTGCGGTCTTCTTTGGCCGCATGCTGCCGGTTGTGCGCACATTCATTTCGCTTCCAGCCGGCATCGCCAAGATGAATTTCCCTCGCTTTGTCGTCTTTACCTTTGTTGGGGCCCTGCCCTGGTGCTATCTCCTGGCCTACATCGGTCTTCGGATGGGCGAGCAATGGGAACATCTGCGGGATTACTTCCACCAATTTGATATCGCCATCGGACTCGTTCTGGCCGTCGCCATTGGGTATTTTCTCTGGTCCCACTGGCCGAAACGACGAACCAGCTCAGGGGCCTAA
- a CDS encoding 5'-nucleotidase SurE: MRILVTNDDGIQSPGIVALAKGLAKIGEVWVVAPDRERTAVAHSVTLHKPLRVNQIGTRSFSVNGTPVDCVNLALLKIMTKPPQLVVSGINKGVNLGDDVMYSGTVSGAMEGAILGVPSIAVSQEGQDTFHFDVGVLYAARIAQLVLAKGLPEETLLNVNIPDRPRSGIKGVRVTCLSRRRFHNPIIEKVDPHGRKYYWIAGKRVSWSRNKDADHEAIEEGYVSLTPIHLDSTHYGVLDQFRSWEPMIKHGQKKSSALRSALGSMKESRT, from the coding sequence ATGCGCATTCTCGTAACCAACGATGACGGGATCCAGTCACCAGGGATCGTGGCCTTGGCAAAAGGGCTCGCCAAAATCGGCGAAGTGTGGGTGGTTGCCCCGGATCGTGAGCGCACTGCAGTCGCACACTCCGTGACCTTACACAAACCGCTGAGAGTGAACCAGATTGGGACTCGATCTTTTTCGGTCAACGGAACTCCGGTGGACTGCGTGAATCTGGCGTTGTTAAAAATTATGACCAAACCACCTCAGCTCGTGGTGTCCGGTATCAATAAAGGAGTCAACCTTGGTGATGACGTGATGTATTCGGGCACCGTCTCAGGAGCGATGGAGGGGGCGATCCTTGGTGTCCCGTCTATCGCTGTCTCCCAAGAAGGGCAGGACACATTCCACTTTGACGTGGGTGTTCTCTATGCAGCGCGAATTGCACAGCTGGTTCTTGCTAAAGGTCTGCCGGAAGAGACTCTCCTGAATGTCAACATCCCGGATCGACCACGATCGGGGATCAAGGGCGTACGCGTGACTTGTTTGAGTCGAAGACGATTCCATAATCCCATTATCGAAAAAGTCGATCCGCACGGACGTAAATATTACTGGATCGCCGGCAAGCGGGTTTCCTGGAGCCGCAATAAGGATGCCGACCATGAGGCCATCGAAGAAGGGTACGTATCCCTCACGCCGATCCATTTGGATAGTACACACTATGGTGTCCTTGATCAGTTCCGGTCGTGGGAACCGATGATTAAGCACGGCCAGAAAAAATCTTCCGCATTGCGATCGGCTCTCGGGTCCATGAAGGAGTCGCGTACGTGA
- a CDS encoding MerR family transcriptional regulator (modular protein) has product MGTEPRLGSKVFYKIGEVSQLTKLPAYVLRFWESQFTFLKPKKSRGNQRLYVQREVETVLEIKRMLYEEGHTIEGVKRYWARRGRTGSRKVRPKDIARKLKGDLRIILKILDSHP; this is encoded by the coding sequence ATGGGAACGGAACCCAGGCTGGGGAGCAAGGTCTTCTATAAAATCGGAGAAGTGAGTCAGCTGACGAAGCTTCCCGCGTATGTACTCCGCTTTTGGGAATCGCAATTCACCTTTCTAAAACCTAAAAAGAGTCGAGGAAACCAACGTCTCTACGTTCAACGAGAGGTGGAAACCGTACTAGAAATTAAGCGCATGTTATATGAAGAAGGACATACCATCGAGGGTGTCAAACGGTATTGGGCCCGCCGTGGGCGGACAGGGTCGCGCAAGGTGCGTCCGAAGGATATTGCGAGGAAGTTGAAGGGGGACCTTCGCATTATTCTGAAGATCCTCGACTCGCACCCATGA
- a CDS encoding Integration host factor subunit alpha, translating into MRKADIADEIFKQVGISKNEAADIVEYVLNLLKSVLQKGESVKIAGFGNFVVRSKGARKGRNPRTGEEIGITPRRVVTFRPSQVFKKYVNS; encoded by the coding sequence ATGAGGAAGGCGGATATCGCTGACGAAATCTTCAAGCAGGTCGGTATTTCAAAGAACGAAGCGGCTGACATCGTTGAGTACGTGCTGAATCTCCTCAAGTCTGTGTTACAGAAGGGAGAGTCGGTCAAAATCGCGGGGTTTGGAAATTTTGTTGTGCGTAGTAAGGGAGCCCGTAAAGGACGAAATCCTCGAACTGGAGAAGAAATTGGGATTACCCCCCGACGCGTCGTTACGTTTCGACCAAGCCAAGTGTTCAAGAAGTACGTCAATTCGTAA